The Osmerus eperlanus chromosome 15, fOsmEpe2.1, whole genome shotgun sequence genome includes a window with the following:
- the klhl40b gene encoding kelch-like protein 40b has product MALPIDPTEEPRMYQQTLLQDGLYNLLENDKLVDCVLRIKDKEYPCHRLVLCACSSYFRAFFLSDVDESKKREIVMDDVEPGVMGLILNYLYTSIINVNEQNVQEIFSVANLLQIPSIFTVCVSFLQKRLSLSNCLAIFRLGLMLDCPRLAISARNYACERFQLISRDVDFLQLGASELAAILTSDTLDVETEENVYEALMRWVAEDEKNRLKDLPGLLDCVRLCLVTPEYFTETVEKNGWISSDSGIQKKIQLVRDARAGNLPETKKMKLKKSEEEDNAGEGKEGVKGEEQEDETDEDLLPGILNDNLRFGMFLRNLVFMISETGAMAYDPTGNDCYVASLSTQVPKNHTSLVTKENQIFVAGGLFFDDENKENPLSSYFLQYDPVGADWLGMPPIPSQRFLFGLAEAENSIFVVGGKELKEKDETLDSVLVYDRQSFKWGESDSLPYPVYGHATVSHNNIIYVIGGKTDSKKCLRTVCAYDAKRFEWTELAPMKLARSLFGATFHQDKIYVATGVTNTGLTDTIEVYDIASNKWSDFVPFPQERSSLNLVSVAGTLYAVGGFAMLPVENSEEFLPNEMTDIWRYDEGERKWNGILREIQYASGATILGVRLNTLRLTKIGSSLSTGLSPA; this is encoded by the exons ATGGCTCTGCCTATAGACCCCACAGAGGAGCCAAGGATGTACCAACAGACCCTGTTGCAGGATGGTCTATACAACCTACTGGAGAATGACAAGTTAGTGGACTGTGTCTTGAGGATCAAAGACAAGGAGTACCCTTGTCACCGTCTGGTCCTTTGTGCCTGCAGCTCCTACTTCCGTGCTTTCTTCCTGTCTGACGTGGATGAGAGCAAGAAACGAGAGATTGTTATGGATGACGTGGAGCCTGGTGTCATGGGGTTGATCCTGAATTACCTGTACACCTCCATCATTAATGTCAATGAGCAGAATGTCCAAGAAATCTTCTCTGTGGCCAACCTACTACAGATCCCATCCAtcttcacagtgtgtgtgtctttcctccAGAAGCGTCTGAGCCTTAGTAACTGCTTGGCCATCTTTAGACTGGGTCTAATGCTGGACTGCCCTCGTCTGGCAATCTCTGCTCGCAACTATGCTTGCGAACGCTTTCAGCTCATTTCACGAGACGTGGACTTTCTTCAGCTGGGTGCTAGTGAACTGGCAGCCATTTTGACATCAGATACACTGGATGTGGAGACAGAAGAGAATGTATATGAAGCCTTGATGAGGTGGGTGGCTGAAGATGAAAAGAATAGGTTGAAAGACCTTCCAGGACTACTGgactgtgtgcgtttgtgtctgGTCACTCCAGAGTACTTTACAGAGACAGTAGAAAAGAATGGATGGATCAGCTCTGACTCTGGGATCCAAAAGAAGATTCAGCTTGTCAGGGACGCCCGTGCAGGAAATCTGCCAGAGACCAAGAAAATGAAACTGAAGAAATCCGAAGAAGAGGATAATgctggagaagggaaagagggagtaaAGGGAGAAGAGCAAGAGGATGAAACGGATGAGGATTTACTTCCAGGCATCCTAAATGATAACCTGCGGTTTGGCATGTTTCTTAGGAACCTGGTGTTCATGATCAGTGAGACAGGTGCCATGGCCTATGACCCTACAGGAAATGACTGCTATGTGGCGTCACTATCCACGCAGGTCCCTAAAAATCATACCAGCTTGGTCACCAAGGAAAACCAGATTTTTGTAGCAGGAGGACTGTTCTTTGATGATGAAAATAAGGAGAACCCACTTAGCTCCTATTTCTTACAG TATGACCCTGTTGGTGCTGATTGGCTGGGCATGCCCCCAATTCCCTCTCAACGATTTCTGTTTGGGCTGGCTGAAGCAGAGAACTCCATCTTTGTCGTCGGAGGGAAAGAACTAAAAGAGAAGGATGAAACTCTGGACTCTGTCCTGGTTTACGACAGACA GTCCTTCAAATGGGGAGAGTCGGACTCCCTGCCCTACCCAGTTTATGGGCATGCAACTGTATCGCATAACAATATCATCTATGTGATTGGAGGAAAAACAGACAGCAA GAAATGCCTGAGAACAGTGTGTGCATATGATGCCAAACGGTTTGAGTGGACGGAGCTTGCACCGATGAAGCTGGCCCGCTCCCTCTTTGGGGCAACTTTCCACCAGGACAAGATTTATGTGGCAACAGGTGTCACCAACACAGGACTTACAGACACAATCGAAGTCTATGACATTGCTTCCAATAA GTGGTCAGATTTTGTGCCCTTCCCCCAGGAGAGGAGTTCTCTAAACTTGGTGTCTGTGGCCGGGACACTTTATGCTGTGGGTGGTTTTGCAATGTTGCCTGTTGAAAATAGTGAAGAGTTCCTCCCTAATGAGATGACCGATATATGGAG GTATGATGAGGGCGAGAGGAAGTGGAATGGTATCCTGAGAGAGATCCAGTACGCTTCAGGTGCCACCATCCTGGGAGTCCGTCTCAACACCCTGCGTCTGACCAAGATAGGATCCTCTCTTTCAACTGGCTTATCACCTGCCTAG
- the LOC134035288 gene encoding zinc finger and BTB domain-containing protein 47-like, translating to MLIVEKTTDVPTAEFSLVEDVALHFTCLMDRLNEQRLFQPDLCDVDIVLVRQCSTFPAHKGVLAAYSPFFHSLFAQSKQLRRVDLSLDALTSQGLQQILNFIYTSKLLVSSRTILDVLDAATLLQMSDIAASCHNLISSHSLRAAAAAPVDISNKEGLGATVVTPSSQRYREIKQETELRRVYTRQGSSLFSVRVEEGLVKASQHHAASLAKQVYEEEGLGGRPDSGGRGFCKMDESGKESEASDGHTSFNRQQIIVEVNLNNQTLNVSKGSEGKATIATETTHMFPHGHDEERDSVEEEDENEDDGEEDEGAPREEDIEDSEEEQDEEEEDEKEDNNLNIRGVEHATMERPCWGTRSLIISAKDTSALMRPDLDSAMLSSRRRGLKRKLNMESLGQKVRLEEKQHFPCKKCPRVFNNRWYLEKHMNVTHNRMQICNKCGKRFLLESELLLHHQTNCEKSIQCVTCGKVFKKLWSLHEHNKIVHGYAEKKFSCEICEKKFYTMAHVRKHMVAHTKDMPFTCETCGKSFKRSMSLKVHSLQHSGEKPFKCENCNERFQYKYQLRSHMSIHIGHKQFMCQWCGKDFNMKQYFDEHMKTHTGEKPYICEICGKSFTSRPNMKRHRRTHTGEKPYPCEVCGQRFRFSNMLKAHKEKCFQVSNPMVVSDADAPGPDQSSALVILDPATIGQVTLGLVNSVTTPIAASATMHHSSPLPLPLPHFPTPPPLFSTGQMNSKN from the exons ctcaTAGTGGAGAAGACAACAGACGTCCCTACGGCTGAGTTTTCTCTTGTAGAGGATGTGGCCCTGCACTTCACCTGTTTGATGGACAGGCTGAATGAGCAACGCCTCTTCCAGCCCGACCTCTGTGACGTGGACATTGTCTTGGTGCGCCAGTGCAGCACCTTTCCTGCCCACAAGGGAGTGCTGGCAGCCTATAGCCCATTCTTCCACTCCCTGTTTGCCCAGAGTAAACAGCTGCGGCGTGTGGACCTGTCCTTGGATGCCCTCACCTCCCAAGGCTTGCAGCAGATCCTCAACTTCATCTACACCTCCAAGCTGCTGGTGAGCAGCCGCACTATCCTCGACGTGCTTGATGCAGCCACGCTGCTGCAGATGAGCGACATTGCAGCCTCCTGCCACAATCTCATCAGCAGCCACTCACTGAGGGCAGCAGCCGCTGCACCTGTAGACATATCAAATAAAGAGGGGTTGGGAGCCACTGTGGTGACACCCTCtagtcagaggtacagagagatCAAGCAGGAGACAGAATTAAGGCGGGTATACACACGGCAGGGGAGCAGTCTGTTCtcggtgagggtggaggaggggcttgTGAAGGCATCTCAACACCACGCAGCCTCCCTAGCCAAGCAGGTCTACGAGGAGGAAGGCCTGGGGGGGAGACCAGACTCTGGAGGAAGGGGCTTCTGTAAGATGGATGAGAGTGGAAAGGAGTCTGAGGCCTCTGATGGCCACACCTCCTTCAACAGGCAGCAGATCATTGTGGAGGTCAACCTCAATAACCAGACACTCAATGTTTCCAAAGGGTCAGAGGGCAAAGCTACCATTGCCACCGAAACCACTCATATGTTCCCTCATGGCCACGATGAGGAGAGGGATTcagtggaagaggaggatgagaacgAGGATGATGGGGAGGAAGATGAAGGCGCCCCCAGAGAAGAGGACATTGAAGACAGTGAAGAAGAGcaagatgaagaagaagaagatgagaAAGAAGACAACAATCTTAACATTCGAGGGGTGGAGCATGCCACAATGGAGAGGCCTTGTTGGGGGACTAGGTCTCTCATCATTTCCGCCAAAGACACCTCTGCCTTAATGCGGCCAGACCTTGACAGCGCCATGCTCAGTAGTCGGCGCCGGGGGCTTAAGAGGAAGCTGAATATGGAAAGTTTGGGCCAGAAGGTGAGGTTGGAAGAGAAGCAACACTTTCCTTGTAAAAAGTGCCCCCGTGTCTTCAACAATCGCTGGTACCTGGAGAAGCACATGAATGTGACGCACAACCGCATGCAGATCTGCAACAAGTGTGGCAAACGTTTCCTACTGGAGAGTGAGCTTCTCCTGCACCACCAGACCAACTGTGAAAAGAGCATACAG TGTGTGACATGTGGTAAAGTCTTCAAGAAGCTCTGGTCCCTCCATGAGCACAACAAGATTGTGCATGGCTACGCAGAGAAGAAATTCTCCTGTGAAATCTGTGAGAAGAAGTTCTACACCATGGCGCATGTCAGAAAACACATGGTCG CTCATACCAAGGATATGCCATTTACCTGTGAGACATGTGGGAAGTCGTTCAAGCGTAGCATGTCTCTGAAGGTACATTCTCTCCAGCACTCCGGAGAGAAGCCTTTCAAGTGTGAG aaTTGCAATGAACGTTTCCAATATAAGTACCAGCTGCGCTCCCACATGAGCATTCACATCGGACATAAGCAGTTTATGTGCCAGTGGTGTGGCAAGGATTTTAACATGAAGCAGTACTTTGATGAAcacatgaaaactcacactg GAGAGAAGCCATACATCTGCGAGATTTGTGGCAAGAGCTTTACCAGCCGGCCCAACATGAAGCGCCAccgtcgcacacacacaggggagaagCCATACCCCTGTGAGGTGTGCGGCCAGCGCTTCCGCTTCTCCAACATGCTAAAGGCCCACAAGGAGAAGTGCTTCCAGGTCAGCAACCCAATGGTGGTCTCTGATGCTGATGCCCCAGGCCCGGACCAATCCTCTGCCCTGGTCATCTTGGACCCTGCTACAATTGGTCAGGTTACACTGGGATTGGTGAATTCCGTGACCACGCCCATTGCTGCATCAGCCACTATGCACCACAGCTCTCCCTTACCCCTGCCCCTTCCCCACTttcccactcctccacccttgTTCTCAACTGGTCAGATGAATTCCAAGAACTAG